In one window of Temnothorax longispinosus isolate EJ_2023e chromosome 11, Tlon_JGU_v1, whole genome shotgun sequence DNA:
- the LOC139821606 gene encoding BRCA1-associated protein: MNSSAVLVSLCVIRIEICDSELEETTSTMAAKKTRGCREPRDINVETWTNVAETMSPLLSSQSTSKSHSFPRTTSTEETSFATSNHVANSGPGETGAAACTSPDQISFISGNPFVEVTKGILHLFKEDELTEMRCAADRSHTICILSVPATMTCHDLLTFTAACHQDIQYFRILKDGSPNQYMALITFRSSSAASEFYETFNGAPYNSLEPDVVCHMVFVSRVEIGDNGMPLNGHTELPSCPVCLERMDESVDGILTILCNHTFHSSCLVKWGDTSCPICRYAQTPEPLADSRCMKCVADTGTDALWICLICGHVGCSRYHQGHAFEHYRDTHHCYAMQLGNNRVWDYVGDNFVHRLLQDKDGKMVEGGRSATKSEGAAVEDKVDSVQLEFTYLLTSQLETQRQYYEERLNRTEQRSIAEITELRDKLDQVLEENSQFKKQFATLNRDKQTLDKRLQHSTNKLAQIQTELSEEKDLRKALQLNQTSWQAKYKKLQDDVATKEAEITNLKEQNRDLMFFLDAQKQIDESADRNEIAAGRIVIPPSPKDGKSSGSRGYKSQKRH; this comes from the exons ATGAATTCATCCGCTGTCTTGGTGTCTCTGTGCGTTATTCGCATCGAGATTTGTGATTCGGAGTTGGAAGAAACCACCA GCACCATGGCTGCGAAGAAGACGAGAGGTTGCAGAGAACCAAGAGATATAAACGTAGAGACTTGGACAAACGTGGCAGAAACCATGTCCCCGTTGTTATCGAGCCAAAGCACAAGCAAATCGCATTCGTTTCCGAGAACCACGTCGACCGAAGAGACGTCGTTTGCGACGTCGAATCATGTCGCGAATTCTGGTCCAGGAGAGACTGGCGCCGCTGCTTGCACCTCACCCGATCAAATAAGTTTTATCTCTGGAAACCCCTTTGTCGAAGTTACGAAAGGTATCCTCCATCTCTTCAAGGAAGA TGAACTGACTGAAATGCGTTGCGCTGCGGATCGCAGTCATACTATCTGTATCCTATCGGTACCGGCAACAATGACTTGCCACGATCTTTTAACTTTCACAGCGGCTTGTCATCAAGACATACAATACTTTAGAATCCTCAAAGACGGCAGTCCAAACCAGTATATGGCTCTGATCACCTTCAGATCGTCG AGTGCAGCGAGCGAATTTTACGAAACTTTCAACGGTGCTCCCTATAACTCTTTGGAACCAGACGTGGTTTGTCACATGGTGTTTGTATCTCGAGTCGAAATAGGGGACAATGGAATGCCTCTGAACGGGCACACAGAGTTGCCATCGTGTCCGGTCTGTCTCGAAAGAATGGACGAGAGTGTCGATGGAATTCTGACAATATTGTGCAACCATACCTTCCACTCCAGCTGCCTCGTCAAATGGGGTGACACATCCTGTCCGATCTGTCGATACGCCCAAACGCCAGAGCCACTGGCGGATAGTCGTTGCATGAAATGTG TTGCGGATACCGGCACGGACGCACTGTGGATTTGCTTGATCTGCGGTCACGTAGGCTGCTCGCGTTATCATCAGGGTCATGCGTTTGAACACTACCGAGACACGCACCATTGCTACGCGATGCAATTGGGCAACAATCGCGTCTGGGATTACGTAGGCGACAATTTTGTGCATCGGCTACTGCAGGATAAAGATGGTAAAATGGTGGAAGGTGGTCGCTCGGCAACCAAGAGCGAGGGTGCCGCTGTGGAGGATAAGGTAGATTCGGTGCAGTTAGAGTTCACGTATTTGTTAACATCACAGTTGGAAACGCAACGACAATACTATGAAGAGAGGCTCAATCGTACGGAGCAACGCTCCATAGCAGAAATTACCGAGTTGAGGGATAAATTGGACCAAGTGCTCGAGGAAAACTCACAATTTAAG AAACAATTCGCGACGCTCAATCGTGACAAGCAGACGCTTGATAAGCGTCTGCAGCATTCCACCAACAAATTGGCACAAATACAAACAGAATTGTCGGAGGAAAAGGATTTGCGAAAGGCCCTACAATTGAACCAGACTTCATGGCAGGCGAAATACAAGAAATTGCAAGATGACGTGGCCACCAAAGAAGCAGAGATCACCAATTTGAAGGAGCAAAACCGGGATCTCATGTTTTTCCTTGATGCTCAAAAACAAATCGATGAGTCCGCCGATCGAAATGAGATTGCCGCCGGACGTATCGTTATTCCTCCAAGCCCTAAAGATGGGAAATCGTCAGGATCTCGAGGATATAAAAGTCAAAAGAGGCATTAA
- the LOC139821629 gene encoding chitin synthase chs-2, whose amino-acid sequence MEPMIILCRSMTHLPHVPQAYNISISAVVAIVSCRKISANMLPINRGNEPRISVFDTYYDDSSSEFDETEEEGSQKDVPPWDAFECLPPPPESGSMRNNRFFEIVIWILKLFIYGLLFTIVLCSGIASKLAVLLATAQLRKNESLLSYNRNLEKEELEGLFTEHTLDDRIKWTWCLIFIFLVPECLGVLNTLWHYLFKGKPRMPKKRNILLMILLDTLHTIGLVLLTFVILPEIGAVQGAAIFCCLCFVPGLLNLLSRNKSSQNVSASKLRLLKIVDALAVTAQVSGMLWPLILNIEHDVDATLMWLSPVALVLCSSRWWSNFVSSHSNIGLVRFLFRAKEDLQSGQHVVQGYVSLWRIFIFITGALVVNVCEGIDARSFFSPRFTIPTPLYIFAIQAACAMMMYQSCKFAYRTHMHQFGFAFPTTLASLGAVCLIVTVCNNKDIFRNVTTDYLFFEDVLFGTWDDVLSSWYIWFWLTWLMSQIWITMHLWTTENERLALAERIFSIITYDSLMIDQCLALNRRTQNENIDRDAGIHAREEKHKDAPLANGDPRLEATDISLDVGRIERDLDKDDPEDMTTIDKHKDRVTRIYACATMWHEEKNEMNHLVGSILRLDKDQCAIRVTQRYYKVHIEDYYELETHIFFDDAFCCMHGCVDLCTHDENETQVNQYVITLVETVQKNVENLCMRSLPPTKYPTPYGGRLVWTLPGKTKLVVHLKDKNKIRHRKRWSQVMYMYYLLGYRLMGLPIDVDRKETIAENTYILTLDGDIDFRPAAVKVLVDLMKKDRDLGAACGRIHPVGLGPMVWFQKFEYAIGHWLQKSTEHTIGCVLCSPGCFSLFRAKALKQPNVMAKYATKSTEARHYIQYDQGEDRWLCTLLLQVGSRVEYSAASDAYTHAPEVFRDFYIQRRRWIPSTVANIFDLLMTSKETRKVNNDISWLYIAYQWILMGSTILGPGTIFLMLVGAFVAAFHIDNWTSFWYNLIPIGVFVGVCFVCKERMQLLVAEIISAIYGLVMIVVLVGIMLQIAEDGWLAPSSLLFFIVACQMTVAGLLHPQEATCLLCGVIYYITVPSMYMLLIIFSVFNVHNVTWGTRDSKKPNVTLQDEQRSAAISNLSGFVIGKRNKQDKNEKGTLEFSLGNLLKCVCCINSGVSYEEKRLNEINESLQQMNKRLNLLDRLHTINMETNNVATSSSNANMYPRPYFPMEETIEEEMHEGIELQHITDKSDRENVIYKDVDDDESDVLTQVSATSSQDQSSFLISPYWLQDERLRRGVVDFLSNDEEEFWKDLIGKYLRPIESDEESQNKITQELMNSRDAYLSKFFMLNALFVLIVFLMQLNKDTLHLQWPLGMKYNVTFNSERFEVHLTKEYLRLEPIGCLFIAAFISILGVQFCAMLVHRFVTFSHVLANTKLPCTKVTSSEDGVFEKHADKIAQTLQRMAEDDVIFELRRSTVTCPSKQSAHKSTKNSKESLKILGNFEKLFRRKLHDPSSGLSQRMSSQMPKSAFNAFERRRSTILAEKRRTQTQKSYDIYDDADNLRSSSNQDPFQPGQSNRHQFQYDNPGFKRDENI is encoded by the exons CATGTACCGCAggcatataatatatcaatttcgGCGGTTGTCGCGATCGTAAGCTGTCGCAAGATTTCGGCAAATATGTTGCCGATAAACCGAGGAAACGAACCGAGGATTAGCGTCTTTGACACGTACTATGACGACAGCAGCTCTGAATTCGATGAAACTGAAGAAGAGGG TTCGCAGAAAGACGTTCCGCCGTGGGACGCGTTCGAATGTCTTCCTCCTCCACCAGAAAGTGGATCTATGCGAAATAACAGGTTTTTCGAGATCGTTATTTGGATCTTAAAGCTGTTCATTTATGGATTGTTATTTACTATCGTTTTATGCAGCGGCATCGCGTCTAAATTAGCTGTTCTATTGGCCACCGCGCAGCTACGAAAGAATGAATCGTTGCTCTCTTATAATCGTAATCTAG AGAAGGAGGAGCTGGAGGGGCTTTTTACCGAACACACGCTGGATGACCGTATAAAATGGACGTGGTGTCtgattttcatatttctcGTGCCGGAATGCCTCGGAGTGTTGAATACTTTGTGGCACTATCTATTCAAGGGGAAACCAAGAATGCCAAAGAAACGAAACATTCTGCTCATGATTCTGCTGGACACGCTCCACACGATCGGTTTAGTCTTGTTGACTTTTGTCATTCTACCGGAAATCGGTGCGGTACAAGGCGCCGCCATTTTCTGTTGCCTATGTTTCGTCCCAGGATTGTTGA atctactttcgcgaaataaatcaAGTCAAAATGTATCGGCAAGCAAATTAAGATTGCTAAAAATTGTTGACGCACTGGCCGTGACCGCCCAAGTTAGCGGAATGTTGTGGCCTTTGATCCTTAATATCGAGCACGACGTCGACGCAACGTTGATGTGGCTTTCTCCCGTTGCTCTTGTCTTATGCTCGAGTCGCTGGTGGAGCAACTTTGTGTCGTCCCACAGCAACATTG GTCTAGTGCGATTCTTATTCCGTGCGAAAGAAGATCTTCAATCAGGCCAGCACGTCGTACAAGGATACGTCTCCCTTTGGaggatatttattttcatcacGGGTGCTCTCGTTGTTAACGTATGCGAAGGAATAGATGCCAGAAGCTTTTTCTCACCGAGATTCACTATCCCTACACCCCTTTATATATTTGCCATTCAAGCTGCTTGCGCCATGATGATGTATCAGTCTT GTAAATTCGCTTACAGAACTCATATGCACCAGTTTGGTTTCGCGTTTCCAACGACACTGGCTAGTCTGGGAGCGGTGTGTTTGATTGTGACCGTGTGCAACAATAAGGACATCTTTCGCAACGTTACAACGGACTATCTTTTCTTCGAGGACGTCCTGTTTGGAACGTGGGACGACGTTCTTTCCAGCTGGTACATTTGGTTCTGGCTTACATGGCTGATGTCGCAGATATGGATCACGATGCACCTATGGACCACCGAAAACGAAAGACTGGCGCTAGCTGAAAGAATTTTCTCCATCATCACTTACGATTCGCTTATGATTGACCAGTGTTTAGCTTTAAATAGAAGGACGCAGAATGAAAATATCGATCGAGACGCAGGGATCCACGCGCGCGAGGAGAAGCACAAAGATGCTCCACTTGCA AATGGCGACCCAAGACTCGAAGCTACCGATATTAGCTTGGACGTTGGAAGAATCGAACGAGACCTTGACAAAGATGATCCGGAGGATATGACGACGATCGATAAACATAAAGATCGAGTGACGAGGATTTACGCGTGCGCTACAATGTGGCACGAAGAGAAGAACGAAATGAATCATTTGGTAGGCAGTATTCTGCGATTGGACAAGGACCAGTGTGCGATACGCGTCACGCAGAGATATTACAAGGTTCACATCGAGGACTATTACGAATTGGAAA CACACATTTTCTTCGACGATGCATTTTGCTGCATGCACGGCTGCGTTGATTTGTGTACGCACGATGAAAATGAGACGCAAGTCAATCAATATGTGATTACGCTGGTGGAGACGGTCCAAAAAAATGTGGAGAACTTGTGCATGCGTTCTTTGCCGCCTACTAAATATCCGACGCCTTACGGGGGTCGTCTTGTGTGGACGTTGCCAGGAAAAACTAAATTGGTAGTTCACCTGAAGGATAAAAACAAGATTAGACACAGAAAACGATGGAGTCAA gtcatgtatatgtattatcttTTGGGCTATCGTCTAATGGGACTACCGATCGACGTAGATCGGAAAGAGACTATTGCCGAGAACACGTACATTCTTACATTGGACGGAGATATCGACTTTCGACCGGCCGCGGTTAAAGTTCTGGTGGATCTGATGAAAAAGGATAGAGATCTTGGTGCCGCGTGTGGGCGAATACATCCGGTCGGATTAG GTCCAATGGTTTGGTTCCAAAAATTTGAATACGCTATTGGCCACTGGTTGCAAAAATCTACGGAACATACGATCGGTTGTGTTCTGTGCAGTCCTGGCTGTTTTTCGCTCTTTAGAGCGAAAGCGTTGAAGCAGCCTAACGTGATGGCGAAATATGCCACCAAGTCTACCGAAGCCAGGCATTACATTCAGTATGACCAAGGTGAGGATCGATGGCTCTGTACATTGCTTCTCCAAGTAGGTTCACGG GTCGAATATTCGGCAGCGAGTGATGCGTATACACATGCACCAGAAGTCTTTAGAGATTTCTACATTCAGCGACGCCGTTGGATTCCCTCTACTGTCGCAAATATTTTCGACTTGTTGATGACTTCTAAAGAGACGAGGAAGGTGAATAACGATATCTCGTGGCTGTACATTGCTTATCAATGGATTCTAATgg gaAGTACAATCCTGGGACCAGGTACAATATTTTTGATGCTGGTTGGCGCGTTTGTCGCCGCGTTTCATATCGACAATTGGACCAGTTTCTGGTACAATCTAATCCCAATTGGCGTGTTTGTCGGAGTTTGCTTCGTCTGTAAGGAGCGCATGCAG TTATTAGTAGCCGAGATTATCAGCGCTATATATGGCCTAGTGATGATAGTCGTCCTGGTAGGAATTATGTTGCAAATCGCCGAAGATGGATGGCTTGCACCCAGTAgtcttctctttttcattgTCGCGTGCCAAATGACAGTAGCTGGTCTGTTACACCCTCAGGAAGCGACTTGTTTATTGTGCGGTGTTATTTACTACATTACCGTGCCGTCTATGTACATGTTGTTAATTATCTTCTCCGTCTTCAACGTGCATAACGTTACATGGGGCACGCGTGATTCCAAGAAACCGAATGTC ACTCTTCAAGATGAGCAGAGATCCGCAGCAATCAGCAATCTATCCGGGTTCGTGATAGGAAAGAGAAATAAGCAagacaaaaatgaaaaaggtaCATTGGAGTTTTCCTTGGGGAATCTTCTCAAATGTGTTTGCTGTATTAATTCAGGAGTTAGTTATGAAGAGAAGCGGTTGAATGAAATCAACGAGTCTCTACAACAGATGAACAAACGTCTCAACTTACTAGACAG attacATACAATAAACATGGAAACTAACAACGTTGCCACATCATCTTCTAATGCTAATATGTACCCAAGACCATATTTCCCGATGGAGGAAACAATAGAAGAGGAAATGCATGAAGGAATCGAGTTACAACACATAACCGATAAAAGTGATCGAGAAAATGTGATCTACAAGGATGTCGATGACGACGAAAGTGACGTTCTGACGCAGGTGTCAGCAACCTCGAGTCAGGATCAGTCCAGTTTCCTCATTAGCCCTTACTGGCTTCAGGACGAAAGACTGCGAAGAGGTGTGGTGGATTTTCTATCGAACGATGAAGAAGAATTTTGGAAAGATCTGATTGGAAAATACTTGCGACCCATTGAAAGCGATGAAGAGAGTCAA aaCAAAATAACTCAGGAACTGATGAACTCTCGTGATGCGTATTTATCGAAATTCTTCATGTTAAATGCTTTGTTTGTACTAATCGTGTTCCTTATGCAGTTAAACAAAGATACCCTGCATTTGCAATGGCCACTTGGAATGAAGTACAATGTTACATTCAATTCGGAAAGATTTGAG GTACATTTAACGAAAGAATATTTAAGACTCGAGCCGATAGGATGCCTATTTATTGCCGCGTTCATCAGTATATTAGGTGTCCAGTTCTGCGCTATGCTAGTTCATCGATTCGTCACATTTTCCCATGTACTCGCCAATACAAAACTTCCTTGTACTAAG GTAACTTCTTCGGAAGATGGCGTTTTCGAAAAGCACGCTGATAAAATAGCGCAGACACTTCAACGCATGGCGGAGGACGACGTGATATTCGAACTTAGACGAAGTACCGTGACTTGTCCTAGCAAACAAAGTGCGCACAAATCAACGAAAAATTCGAAGGAATCGTTGAAGATATTGGGAAACTTTGAAAAACTATTTCGACGAAAGCTTCATGATCCAAGTTCAG GTTTATCGCAACGCATGTCCTCGCAAATGCCGAAAAGTGCGTTTAACGCCTTTGAGCGGAGGCGATCAACAATTTTAGCAGAAAAAAGAAGGACACAGACTCAGAAATCATATGACATTTACGATGACGCTGATAATTTGAGATCCTCCTCGAATCAGGACCCTTTTCAACCAGGACAATCAAATCGTCATCAATTTCAATATGATAACCCAGGATTCAAGCGGGATGAAAATATATga